A region of Polyangiaceae bacterium DNA encodes the following proteins:
- a CDS encoding mechanosensitive ion channel: MPQLASTPWLQDLWQSTIPRLPKLGIALAVLIGGWLIAYAIHKSLYAALRRTTVDDKVAELVGFETGGDRGSRVERAVAKVVYYLLLAFVLVAFFSYLGITAVTAPLLTVLNDVAGAVPNLMKAVVIGLVGFLVATGVRKLLVTLLERIGFEKRMQKLSGEEPDTVRTEEVSEEKLEGKKKKKAKVRPEHPLTNTIGDVAYWFILVVVAIPVLEALKIGALAAPLSSAFATVTTYLPKVAAAVVLLAVGYVLSRVVRTLVSGVLERVGLDKGMARLGFGRVTRDQSLSGILGSIAMAFVLLHFAISAVGRLDIKEISVPLGSMLDRIYVYMPKLLVAAVLMSIGVVVARVTGNVAARLLAAMGFNTLMVHIGLFKHLTAEAKTQEEESKHLVEQRMKGDEGADKEGTDDLLGSHGSAGIHTPADIAGVIVGAVVVLLFTRQVLGTLDLGGLAGLLDRLIAFLPNVLVAAVLVGAGLWAGSWSKKRIDELTKSSSDRLVRSLGVVAHVGIVAFSSMMALQQIGVGRQLIAIAFALLLGAVCLALALAFGLGGRDVAAKILQKEYERHDKRG; this comes from the coding sequence ATGCCCCAGCTCGCATCCACCCCGTGGCTCCAAGATCTCTGGCAGAGCACCATTCCCCGACTCCCCAAGCTCGGCATCGCGCTCGCCGTCCTGATCGGCGGATGGCTCATCGCCTACGCCATTCACAAGTCGCTCTACGCCGCGCTTCGGCGCACCACCGTCGACGACAAGGTCGCCGAGCTCGTCGGCTTCGAGACCGGCGGTGACCGCGGCTCGCGCGTCGAGCGCGCAGTGGCCAAGGTCGTCTATTACCTGCTCTTGGCGTTCGTGCTGGTGGCGTTCTTCAGCTACCTGGGCATCACCGCCGTAACAGCACCGCTCTTGACGGTGCTGAACGACGTGGCCGGCGCCGTGCCGAACCTGATGAAAGCCGTGGTCATCGGCCTGGTCGGATTCCTTGTGGCGACCGGCGTCCGCAAGCTGCTCGTGACGCTGCTGGAACGCATCGGCTTCGAGAAGCGCATGCAGAAGCTGTCCGGCGAGGAGCCCGACACGGTCCGCACGGAAGAGGTCAGCGAGGAGAAGCTCGAGGGCAAGAAGAAGAAGAAAGCCAAGGTCCGCCCCGAGCACCCGCTCACCAACACCATCGGCGACGTGGCGTATTGGTTCATCCTGGTGGTGGTCGCCATCCCGGTGCTGGAAGCGCTGAAGATCGGCGCGCTGGCGGCGCCTCTGTCCAGCGCCTTTGCGACCGTGACGACCTACCTGCCCAAGGTGGCTGCGGCCGTGGTCCTGCTCGCGGTGGGATACGTGCTCTCGCGTGTGGTGCGCACGCTGGTGTCCGGCGTGCTCGAGCGCGTGGGTCTGGACAAAGGCATGGCGCGCCTCGGCTTCGGCCGCGTGACCCGGGATCAGAGCCTGAGCGGCATCCTGGGCTCCATCGCCATGGCGTTCGTGCTCCTGCACTTCGCCATCAGCGCGGTCGGGCGCCTGGACATCAAGGAGATCAGCGTGCCCCTCGGGTCGATGCTCGACCGCATCTACGTCTACATGCCGAAGCTCCTGGTGGCGGCGGTGCTCATGTCCATCGGCGTGGTGGTGGCTCGCGTGACCGGCAACGTCGCCGCGCGGCTGCTCGCGGCCATGGGCTTCAACACGCTGATGGTCCACATCGGCCTGTTCAAGCACCTGACCGCCGAGGCCAAGACCCAGGAAGAGGAGTCCAAGCACCTGGTCGAGCAGCGCATGAAGGGGGACGAAGGCGCCGACAAGGAAGGCACGGACGACCTGCTCGGCTCCCACGGCAGCGCCGGCATCCACACGCCGGCGGACATCGCCGGAGTGATCGTGGGCGCGGTGGTGGTGCTGCTGTTCACTCGACAAGTGCTCGGCACGCTCGATCTGGGCGGGCTCGCCGGCTTGCTGGACCGCCTGATCGCGTTCTTGCCCAACGTGCTGGTCGCGGCCGTGCTGGTGGGCGCGGGCCTCTGGGCAGGCAGCTGGTCCAAGAAGCGCATCGACGAGCTGACCAAGTCCTCCTCCGATCGCCTGGTGCGCTCGTTGGGCGTCGTGGCGCACGTCGGGATCGTGGCCTTCTCGTCGATGATGGCGCTGCAGCAGATCGGCGTGGGCCGTCAGCTCATCGCCATCGCCTTCGCGCTGCTCTTGGGCGCCGTGTGCCTGGCCTTGGCGCTGGCCTTCGGCCTAGGGGGGCGCGATGTCGCGGCCAAGATCCTGCAGAAGGAGTACGAGCGGCACGACAAGCGGGGCTGA
- a CDS encoding PEGA domain-containing protein gives MRVVLVVAALALVSPGLAAQTRDATTAEALFAEGREAAKAGDFSRACAKFRESNRLDPAPGTVLNLADCEERLGHLATAWTLFREVTQRVPASDERHALALGRANALEPKLPKLTVVLAPGAPPGTRVLRDGVELGAAALDTALPVDPGTHQLTVEAPGHAPSQRRVSLREGQTERVVLTLGAKAPDEGDNRSATKSSSRRTWGYALGGVGLVGVSVGTITGLMVLGERRRVDDNCDENKRCNADGMDAVDRGRTLGTVSGASFIVGGLALAGGAYLLLSSDKEGPATALRVGPGWVGAVRRF, from the coding sequence ATGAGGGTCGTACTCGTCGTCGCCGCGCTGGCGCTGGTCTCACCGGGGCTCGCGGCCCAGACGCGTGACGCGACCACGGCCGAGGCGCTGTTCGCCGAGGGGCGCGAGGCGGCGAAGGCCGGTGACTTCAGCCGAGCGTGCGCCAAGTTCCGTGAGAGCAATCGACTGGATCCTGCGCCGGGCACGGTGCTGAACCTAGCCGATTGCGAGGAGCGGCTCGGCCACCTCGCCACGGCTTGGACGCTGTTTCGCGAGGTGACTCAGCGCGTGCCTGCCTCGGACGAACGTCACGCGCTCGCGCTCGGGCGCGCCAACGCCCTCGAGCCCAAGCTGCCGAAGCTCACGGTAGTGCTCGCGCCGGGAGCCCCGCCCGGTACGCGAGTGCTGCGTGACGGCGTCGAGCTGGGCGCCGCTGCGCTCGACACCGCGCTGCCCGTGGATCCCGGCACACACCAGCTCACGGTCGAAGCCCCGGGTCACGCGCCGAGCCAGCGCCGGGTGTCGCTGCGCGAGGGGCAGACCGAGCGCGTCGTGCTGACGCTCGGTGCCAAGGCCCCAGACGAAGGCGACAACCGGAGCGCGACCAAGTCCAGCTCGAGGCGGACCTGGGGTTACGCCTTGGGCGGCGTGGGCCTGGTCGGGGTCTCGGTCGGCACCATCACGGGCCTGATGGTGCTGGGCGAGCGGCGCCGCGTGGACGACAACTGCGACGAGAACAAGCGCTGCAACGCCGACGGCATGGACGCGGTGGACCGGGGTCGCACGCTGGGCACCGTCTCCGGCGCGAGCTTCATCGTCGGCGGGCTGGCGCTGGCCGGCGGCGCGTACCTGCTCCTGAGCAGCGACAAGGAGGGTCCCGCGACCGCGCTCCGCGTCGGGCCCGGCTGGGTGGGCGCGGTCCGTCGGTTCTGA
- a CDS encoding serine/threonine protein kinase codes for MALADHVTDRAEARLGTVLRGKWRLERIVGVGGMATVYAATHRNKSRVAIKVLHPELAIDAEVTARFLREGYVANAVDHPGTVKVLDDDVTDDGAPFLVMELLDGETLDARLTRKGRLDPPEVLAIANQVLSVLGAAHERGVVHRDLKPENLFLTRGGELKILDFGIARLRELTPDGSSTRAGSLLGTPAFMAPEQARGRWEDVDACTDIWAVGATIFNLLTGRHVHEAETVQEQLIKSATSKAPSLGEVLPSVPDATASLVDRALAFDKADRFPDAHSMRLALLSALGLSEHDAPLSLPTPSSPGLMDAQTLVAPPDLSSVITGKSYTTARPVITGIDSVREPARPKRWVLGAAAASLLLLLGVGALAWRGKTEPIAPTPAGIAPTVTETRIVPLPPPTEPAPTPEVTPEARSPVAAPPASVKKPVAKTPKPAASAAPANTATLVQPKPPSTNPFDKRL; via the coding sequence ATGGCCCTGGCCGACCACGTCACTGATCGCGCGGAAGCGCGCCTGGGCACGGTGCTCCGTGGCAAGTGGCGGCTCGAGCGCATCGTCGGTGTGGGTGGAATGGCTACGGTGTATGCAGCCACCCATCGCAACAAGTCTCGCGTGGCCATCAAGGTCCTTCACCCGGAGCTGGCCATCGACGCCGAGGTGACGGCGCGCTTCCTGCGCGAGGGCTACGTCGCGAACGCGGTCGACCACCCGGGCACGGTGAAGGTGCTCGACGACGACGTGACGGACGACGGCGCCCCCTTTCTGGTGATGGAGCTGCTGGACGGCGAGACCCTGGACGCGCGCCTGACGCGCAAGGGCCGGCTCGATCCGCCGGAGGTCCTGGCCATCGCCAACCAGGTCCTGTCCGTCCTGGGCGCTGCCCACGAGCGGGGCGTCGTCCACCGCGATCTGAAGCCGGAGAACCTGTTCCTGACCCGCGGTGGCGAGCTGAAGATCTTGGACTTCGGCATCGCGCGGCTCCGCGAGCTCACGCCGGACGGCAGCTCGACTCGCGCGGGCTCGCTCCTCGGCACTCCCGCCTTCATGGCGCCGGAGCAGGCCCGCGGTCGCTGGGAAGACGTGGACGCCTGCACGGACATCTGGGCCGTCGGCGCGACCATCTTCAACTTGCTCACCGGCCGTCACGTCCACGAAGCGGAGACGGTCCAGGAGCAGCTGATCAAGAGCGCCACCAGCAAGGCACCATCGCTCGGGGAGGTTCTACCCAGCGTCCCCGACGCGACCGCGTCCCTGGTCGATCGCGCGTTGGCGTTCGACAAAGCAGACCGCTTCCCCGACGCTCACAGCATGCGCCTGGCGTTGCTCTCGGCGCTGGGGCTCTCGGAGCACGACGCACCGCTCTCGCTGCCGACGCCGTCCTCGCCGGGCCTGATGGACGCCCAGACGCTGGTCGCGCCACCGGACCTGTCGAGCGTCATCACCGGCAAGAGCTACACGACGGCTCGTCCGGTGATCACCGGCATCGACTCGGTGCGCGAGCCGGCTCGGCCGAAGCGCTGGGTGTTGGGCGCGGCCGCGGCGTCGCTGCTGCTCCTGCTCGGCGTGGGAGCGCTGGCTTGGCGAGGCAAGACGGAGCCCATCGCGCCAACGCCGGCAGGCATCGCGCCCACGGTGACCGAGACCCGCATCGTGCCCCTTCCACCACCAACCGAGCCGGCCCCGACCCCGGAGGTCACGCCCGAGGCGCGCTCGCCGGTCGCGGCTCCTCCCGCATCGGTGAAGAAGCCGGTGGCCAAGACGCCGAAGCCCGCTGCGAGCGCGGCTCCCGCGAATACGGCCACGTTGGTGCAGCCCAAACCTCCCAGCACGAATCCGTTCGACAAGCGGCTATAG
- a CDS encoding SUMF1/EgtB/PvdO family nonheme iron enzyme, protein MRAALVSAALTALAASACVVSFDGYELGSGGGSAGAPAGGAGGGSGGTITAGSGGAATGGSSGSATGGSGGATGGSGGTTGGAGGATGGSGGATGGSAGTTGGSGGATGGSGGTTGGSGGTTGGSGGTTGGSGGTTGGSGGATGGTGGATGGTGGGPTCPGGGGTAQMLAMPGGCIDKTEVTQEQYSAWLGGSPSTSGQPTGCSGNTSFVPSCNYNPVTTANKPVVCVDWCDAFAYCKAAGKRLCGAIGGGTVAPASNTDPAKSQWHLACTQNGTRTYPYGSIFDKLACVGLDNNNFIATQNVGSVPTCQGGYPLLYDMSGNAAEWEDSCETNGDCYARGGHYLSVPADLACAAKPKFPRMSHDKSRGFRCCAD, encoded by the coding sequence ATGCGGGCCGCACTCGTGAGTGCGGCGCTGACCGCGCTCGCGGCTAGCGCCTGCGTGGTGTCCTTCGACGGCTACGAGCTCGGGTCGGGCGGAGGCAGCGCGGGTGCGCCTGCGGGAGGCGCTGGCGGCGGCTCCGGCGGAACCATCACCGCTGGCAGCGGAGGCGCGGCGACCGGTGGCAGCAGCGGCAGCGCGACCGGCGGAAGTGGCGGCGCGACCGGCGGAAGTGGAGGCACGACCGGCGGCGCTGGCGGAGCGACGGGTGGCAGCGGCGGCGCGACCGGCGGCAGCGCCGGCACGACCGGCGGAAGTGGCGGAGCGACGGGTGGCAGCGGCGGCACGACCGGCGGCAGCGGCGGCACGACCGGCGGCAGTGGCGGCACGACCGGCGGCAGCGGCGGCACGACCGGCGGAAGTGGCGGAGCGACGGGCGGCACCGGCGGGGCGACGGGCGGCACTGGCGGCGGACCCACCTGCCCAGGCGGGGGTGGCACCGCTCAGATGCTGGCGATGCCTGGCGGCTGCATCGACAAGACCGAGGTCACTCAGGAGCAGTACTCTGCGTGGCTCGGCGGGAGCCCCTCGACCAGCGGGCAGCCAACCGGGTGCAGCGGCAACACGAGCTTCGTCCCGAGCTGCAACTACAACCCGGTGACCACGGCGAACAAGCCGGTGGTCTGCGTCGACTGGTGCGACGCTTTCGCCTATTGCAAAGCCGCCGGCAAGCGCCTGTGCGGGGCCATCGGCGGCGGCACGGTAGCCCCAGCGTCCAACACCGATCCCGCGAAGAGCCAATGGCACCTCGCCTGCACGCAGAACGGAACCCGGACCTACCCCTACGGATCCATCTTCGACAAGCTCGCCTGCGTCGGTCTGGACAACAACAACTTCATCGCCACGCAGAACGTGGGCAGCGTTCCCACCTGCCAGGGCGGCTACCCGTTGCTCTACGACATGAGCGGCAACGCCGCCGAGTGGGAGGACTCCTGCGAGACGAACGGTGACTGCTACGCCCGGGGCGGGCACTACCTCTCGGTGCCAGCGGATCTGGCCTGCGCTGCGAAGCCGAAGTTCCCTCGCATGTCGCACGACAAGTCGCGCGGGTTCCGCTGCTGTGCGGATTGA
- a CDS encoding VWA domain-containing protein, giving the protein MRTTLLGAAVLVLLGAALGACSSSDGGDASPTGAAGNAGFGGSMGGGLHSDASPGFGGGGGYGGAAGAYSGSGGAATGGFGGASTGGAAGAGPAEDAGTDADAGDADLCAALDPTEDAVFFLSSDDSNSMASPTIARRLLSTGQQVPPHILRTYEFLNYYNVGYPAADAGKLSIVSELAAGDEPGSYDLQIGVASPAATKPRRPMVLTFVLDTSGSMGGEPIVLQREAVLAIAAQLKPGDIVSMVTWNTAQAVVLDSHVASGPSDAKVVSLAKSLSAGGGTDLNGGLTKGYSLAQKSFDPSKLNRVVLISDGIANVGVTQEKIIGDGAATNDGDGIYLVGVGVGAGVNDTLMNTVTDAGRGAYVYLDTTSEAKNMFGKRFDETMDIAARSVGVELRLPWYMGIQKFYGEEYSTNPEVIEPQHLAPDDAMVFNQVVAPCAASAFDGADPVEVVVRWQLPTGHAKQETSAKSTLGALLSTPPKYLAKAKAIIAYAEALKNPSTAKQELAKAKQLAAAANPGGTDPELNEIAGLIEKALTVY; this is encoded by the coding sequence GACGGGCGCGGCCGGCAACGCCGGCTTTGGCGGGTCCATGGGAGGCGGTCTGCACTCTGACGCGAGCCCGGGCTTCGGCGGCGGCGGCGGCTACGGCGGTGCGGCAGGCGCCTACAGCGGCTCCGGCGGCGCGGCCACCGGTGGGTTCGGCGGCGCCAGCACCGGCGGCGCCGCGGGCGCCGGCCCAGCCGAGGACGCGGGAACCGACGCCGACGCCGGCGACGCGGACCTGTGCGCGGCCCTCGACCCGACCGAGGACGCAGTGTTCTTCCTGTCCTCCGACGACTCGAATTCGATGGCGTCGCCCACCATCGCGCGACGCCTGCTCTCGACGGGCCAGCAAGTCCCGCCCCACATCCTCAGGACCTACGAGTTCTTGAACTACTACAACGTCGGCTATCCCGCCGCGGACGCCGGCAAGCTCTCCATCGTGTCCGAGCTCGCCGCCGGCGACGAGCCGGGCAGCTACGACCTTCAGATCGGGGTGGCCTCTCCCGCGGCGACGAAGCCACGGCGCCCGATGGTGCTGACCTTCGTCCTCGACACCTCGGGCTCGATGGGCGGCGAGCCGATCGTGTTGCAGCGGGAGGCCGTGCTGGCCATCGCGGCGCAGCTGAAGCCCGGCGACATCGTCAGCATGGTCACCTGGAACACCGCGCAGGCGGTGGTGCTGGACTCGCACGTCGCCAGCGGGCCGAGCGACGCCAAGGTCGTCTCATTGGCCAAGTCGCTCTCCGCCGGTGGCGGCACGGACCTGAACGGCGGGCTCACCAAGGGCTACAGCCTGGCGCAGAAGAGCTTCGACCCGAGCAAGCTCAACCGGGTCGTGTTGATCAGCGACGGCATCGCCAACGTGGGCGTCACGCAGGAGAAGATCATCGGCGACGGCGCCGCCACGAACGACGGCGACGGCATCTATCTGGTCGGCGTCGGCGTGGGCGCCGGCGTGAACGACACCTTGATGAACACCGTCACCGACGCGGGCCGGGGCGCCTACGTGTACCTGGACACGACGAGCGAAGCCAAGAACATGTTCGGCAAGCGCTTCGACGAGACCATGGACATCGCAGCGCGCTCGGTGGGCGTGGAGCTGCGCTTGCCCTGGTACATGGGCATCCAGAAGTTCTACGGCGAGGAGTACTCGACGAACCCCGAGGTCATCGAGCCGCAGCACCTAGCGCCGGACGATGCCATGGTGTTCAACCAGGTCGTGGCGCCGTGCGCTGCGTCCGCGTTCGACGGCGCCGATCCGGTCGAGGTGGTCGTGCGCTGGCAGCTGCCGACTGGACACGCGAAGCAAGAGACGTCGGCCAAGTCGACGCTCGGCGCGCTGCTCTCCACCCCGCCCAAGTACCTGGCCAAGGCCAAGGCCATCATCGCCTACGCCGAGGCGCTGAAGAACCCGTCCACGGCGAAGCAGGAGCTCGCGAAGGCCAAGCAGCTGGCCGCGGCGGCGAACCCCGGGGGTACCGACCCCGAGCTGAACGAGATCGCGGGTCTGATCGAGAAGGCGCTGACGGTCTACTGA